The following proteins are co-located in the Myxocyprinus asiaticus isolate MX2 ecotype Aquarium Trade chromosome 44, UBuf_Myxa_2, whole genome shotgun sequence genome:
- the LOC127434430 gene encoding growth factor receptor-bound protein 7-like isoform X1, which translates to MQRWPNHFSVLTFSKAMFLSLSAGMEVTGFRTEMEVFRRSLPEPISRRDSVSVGRSPSQNLQMLTPRSLPLTIRNAHSFRPKGDFRAFSAPLIPNPFPELCSPTQSPVLTRSLSGSDPPTDSSTHVVRVFGDSTHSRSVLVSLGTTAHDVCHMLAQAAHCTDEENWALIEHHSALGLERCLEDHELVVQVQSSWPVEGDTKLMFRKTYAKYEFFKKPVLFFPEHMISDSADVTKGMTSSELVQNMVKSGSCPEIQGYLHVREGGKKSWKKLYYYLRRSGLYCSTKGQSKEPRHLQFIADLEDLNVFTVFNGRKLYGAPGEHVFCVKASKDRFRSQDLKLMCADTEQSRTCWITAFRLFKHGKQLQCNYQLAQTSSRLPKRSRQESKFTDREESMVAMDFSGKSGGRVIQNPHEAQNAEQEEGHYWRKKEALRYSLPNNNHGLQLSSVHRIQPWFHGGVSRTEAQKLLEEQGQVDGMFLIRDSQLHAQCFVLSMCYKLKTKHYLIIPLEQTGRQYYTMDDGVTLFTDLLQLVEFHQINRGILPVCLKHPCTCIVL; encoded by the exons ATGCAGAGGTGGCCAAATCATTTTTCAGTGCTGACTTTTTCAAAAGcaatgtttctttctctctcagcaGGAATGGAGGTGACCGGTTTTAGGACAGAGATGGAAGTGTTTAGGAGGTCATTGCCTGAGCCGATCTCCAGGAGAGACTCTGTATCAGTCGGACGTTCTCCGTCCCAGAATCTTCAGATGTTAACACCTCGATCTCTCCCTCTGACCATCAGAAATGCACACAG TTTCCGACCTAAGGGGGATTTTCGAGCATTTTCTGCACCTTTGATTCCCAATCCGTTCCCAGAGCTCTGCAGTCCAACACAGTCTCCGGTGCTAACCAGGTCTCTCAGCGGGAGTGATCCGCCCACTGACAGCAGCACACAT gTGGTTCGAGTGTTTGGAGACAGTACGCACAGTCGTTCAGTCTTGGTGTCATTGGGGACGACAGCACATGATGTGTGTCATATGCTGGCACAGGCCGCCCACTGTACAGATGAGGAGAACTGGGCTCTCATAGAGCATCATTCTGCTCTGGGTCTGG AGCGCTGTTTGGAAGATCATGAGCTTGTGGTGCAGGTGCAGTCATCCTGGCCAGTAGAGGGCGACACAAAGCTGATGTTCCGCAAAACCTACGCCAAGTACGAATTTTTCAAAAAACCCGTG CTATTTTTCCCAGAGCACATGATCTCTGATAGTGCTGATGTCACTAAAGGAATGACGTCATCAGAACTGGTGCAG aaCATGGTAAAGAGTGGTTCATGTCCAGAGATCCAAGGCTATCTCCATGTAAGAGAGGGTGGAAAGAAATCCTGGAAGAAACTTTACTACTACTTACGACGATCTGGACTTTACTGCTCCACCAAAGGACAATCAAAG GAGCCTCGGCACCTTCAGTTCATTGCAGATCTGGAGGATTTGAATGTGTTTACAGTGTTCAATGGGCGTAAACTTTATGGAGCACCAGGCGAGCATGTCTTCTGTGTTAAG gCCTCAAAAGACAGGTTTCGCTCTCAGGATTTGAAGCTGATGTGCGCTGACACCGAACAGAGTCGAACATGTTGGATCACGGCCTTTAGACTGTTTAAG CATGGGAAACAACTCCAGTGTAATTACCAGCTCGCCCAGACCAGTTCCAGACTTCCAAAACGTTCACGACAGGAATCCAAG TTTACAGACCGGGAGGAGTCGATGGTTGCCATGGATTTTTCGGGGAAGAGCGGTGGGCGAGTGATTCAGAACCCACATGAGGCGCAGAATGCCGAGCAGGAGGAGGGACACTActggagg AAAAAAGAGGCGCTACGCTACAGTTTACCCAACAACAATCATGGATTACAACTGTCCT CTGTTCATCGGATTCAGCCGTGGTTCCATGGGGGCGTGTCTCGCACTGAAGCTCAAAAGCTATTGGAGGAGCAGGGTCAGGTGGACGG GATGTTTTTGATTCGTGACAGTCAGCTGCATGCACAGTGCTTTGTGTTGTCTATGTGTTATAAGCTGAAGACGAAACACTACCTCATTATTCCT TTAGAGCAGACGGGAAGGCAGTACTACACTATGGACGATGGTGTAACGCtgttcacagatcttcttcagttgGTGGAGTTTCATCAGATCAACCGCGGTATCTTACCCGTTTGTCTCAAACACCCTTGCACTTGCATTGTACTCTAA
- the LOC127434430 gene encoding growth factor receptor-bound protein 7-like isoform X4, producing MEVTGFRTEMEVFRRSLPEPISRRDSVSVGRSPSQNLQMLTPRSLPLTIRNAHSFRPKGDFRAFSAPLIPNPFPELCSPTQSPVLTRSLSGSDPPTDSSTHVVRVFGDSTHSRSVLVSLGTTAHDVCHMLAQAAHCTDEENWALIEHHSALGLERCLEDHELVVQVQSSWPVEGDTKLMFRKTYAKYEFFKKPVLFFPEHMISDSADVTKGMTSSELVQNMVKSGSCPEIQGYLHVREGGKKSWKKLYYYLRRSGLYCSTKGQSKEPRHLQFIADLEDLNVFTVFNGRKLYGAPGEHVFCVKASKDRFRSQDLKLMCADTEQSRTCWITAFRLFKHGKQLQCNYQLAQTSSRLPKRSRQESKFTDREESMVAMDFSGKSGGRVIQNPHEAQNAEQEEGHYWRKKEALRYSLPNNNHGLQLSSVHRIQPWFHGGVSRTEAQKLLEEQGQVDGMFLIRDSQLHAQCFVLSMCYKLKTKHYLIIPLEQTGRQYYTMDDGVTLFTDLLQLVEFHQINRGILPVCLKHPCTCIVL from the exons ATGGAGGTGACCGGTTTTAGGACAGAGATGGAAGTGTTTAGGAGGTCATTGCCTGAGCCGATCTCCAGGAGAGACTCTGTATCAGTCGGACGTTCTCCGTCCCAGAATCTTCAGATGTTAACACCTCGATCTCTCCCTCTGACCATCAGAAATGCACACAG TTTCCGACCTAAGGGGGATTTTCGAGCATTTTCTGCACCTTTGATTCCCAATCCGTTCCCAGAGCTCTGCAGTCCAACACAGTCTCCGGTGCTAACCAGGTCTCTCAGCGGGAGTGATCCGCCCACTGACAGCAGCACACAT gTGGTTCGAGTGTTTGGAGACAGTACGCACAGTCGTTCAGTCTTGGTGTCATTGGGGACGACAGCACATGATGTGTGTCATATGCTGGCACAGGCCGCCCACTGTACAGATGAGGAGAACTGGGCTCTCATAGAGCATCATTCTGCTCTGGGTCTGG AGCGCTGTTTGGAAGATCATGAGCTTGTGGTGCAGGTGCAGTCATCCTGGCCAGTAGAGGGCGACACAAAGCTGATGTTCCGCAAAACCTACGCCAAGTACGAATTTTTCAAAAAACCCGTG CTATTTTTCCCAGAGCACATGATCTCTGATAGTGCTGATGTCACTAAAGGAATGACGTCATCAGAACTGGTGCAG aaCATGGTAAAGAGTGGTTCATGTCCAGAGATCCAAGGCTATCTCCATGTAAGAGAGGGTGGAAAGAAATCCTGGAAGAAACTTTACTACTACTTACGACGATCTGGACTTTACTGCTCCACCAAAGGACAATCAAAG GAGCCTCGGCACCTTCAGTTCATTGCAGATCTGGAGGATTTGAATGTGTTTACAGTGTTCAATGGGCGTAAACTTTATGGAGCACCAGGCGAGCATGTCTTCTGTGTTAAG gCCTCAAAAGACAGGTTTCGCTCTCAGGATTTGAAGCTGATGTGCGCTGACACCGAACAGAGTCGAACATGTTGGATCACGGCCTTTAGACTGTTTAAG CATGGGAAACAACTCCAGTGTAATTACCAGCTCGCCCAGACCAGTTCCAGACTTCCAAAACGTTCACGACAGGAATCCAAG TTTACAGACCGGGAGGAGTCGATGGTTGCCATGGATTTTTCGGGGAAGAGCGGTGGGCGAGTGATTCAGAACCCACATGAGGCGCAGAATGCCGAGCAGGAGGAGGGACACTActggagg AAAAAAGAGGCGCTACGCTACAGTTTACCCAACAACAATCATGGATTACAACTGTCCT CTGTTCATCGGATTCAGCCGTGGTTCCATGGGGGCGTGTCTCGCACTGAAGCTCAAAAGCTATTGGAGGAGCAGGGTCAGGTGGACGG GATGTTTTTGATTCGTGACAGTCAGCTGCATGCACAGTGCTTTGTGTTGTCTATGTGTTATAAGCTGAAGACGAAACACTACCTCATTATTCCT TTAGAGCAGACGGGAAGGCAGTACTACACTATGGACGATGGTGTAACGCtgttcacagatcttcttcagttgGTGGAGTTTCATCAGATCAACCGCGGTATCTTACCCGTTTGTCTCAAACACCCTTGCACTTGCATTGTACTCTAA
- the arf2b gene encoding ADP-ribosylation factor 2b → MGNVFANLFKGLFGKKEMRILMVGLDAAGKTTILYKLKLGEIVTTIPTIGFNVETVEYKNISFTVWDVGGQDKIRPLWRHYFQNTQGLIFVVDSNDRERVNEAREELTRMLAEDELRDAVLLVFANKQDLPNAMNAAEITDKLGLHALRHRNWYIQATCATSGDGLYEGLDWLSNQLKNQK, encoded by the exons ATGGGGAATGTCTTTGCTAACCTGTTCAAAGGTTTGTTTGGGAAGAAGGAGATGAGAATTCTCATGGTTGGTCTTGATGCCGCCGGTAAAACCACCATTCTGTACAAACTCAAACTGGGAGAAATAGTTACCACTATTCCTACTATCG gttTTAACGTAGAGACGGTAGAATATAAGAATATCAGTTTCACGGTTTGGGATGTTGGTGGCCAAGACAAAATCAGACCGCTTTGGAGACACTACTTCCAGAACACTCAAG GCCTGATCTTTGTAGTTGATAGTAACGACAGGGAACGAGTTAACGAAGCCAGGGAGGAGTTGACAAGAATGTTAGCAGAAGACGAGTTGCGTGACGCTGTCCTTCTCGTTTTTGCAAACAAACAG GACCTGCCCAATGCCATGAATGCAGCTGAGATTACAGACAAACTGGGCCTCCACGCCCTCCGTCATCGTAACTGGTACATCCAGGCCACCTGTGCTACCAGTGGAGACGGACTCTACGAGGGGCTGGACTGGCTCTCCAATCAGTTGAAAAATCAGAAATGA
- the LOC127434430 gene encoding growth factor receptor-bound protein 7-like isoform X3 produces MMSNNSGMEVTGFRTEMEVFRRSLPEPISRRDSVSVGRSPSQNLQMLTPRSLPLTIRNAHSFRPKGDFRAFSAPLIPNPFPELCSPTQSPVLTRSLSGSDPPTDSSTHVVRVFGDSTHSRSVLVSLGTTAHDVCHMLAQAAHCTDEENWALIEHHSALGLERCLEDHELVVQVQSSWPVEGDTKLMFRKTYAKYEFFKKPVLFFPEHMISDSADVTKGMTSSELVQNMVKSGSCPEIQGYLHVREGGKKSWKKLYYYLRRSGLYCSTKGQSKEPRHLQFIADLEDLNVFTVFNGRKLYGAPGEHVFCVKASKDRFRSQDLKLMCADTEQSRTCWITAFRLFKHGKQLQCNYQLAQTSSRLPKRSRQESKFTDREESMVAMDFSGKSGGRVIQNPHEAQNAEQEEGHYWRKKEALRYSLPNNNHGLQLSSVHRIQPWFHGGVSRTEAQKLLEEQGQVDGMFLIRDSQLHAQCFVLSMCYKLKTKHYLIIPLEQTGRQYYTMDDGVTLFTDLLQLVEFHQINRGILPVCLKHPCTCIVL; encoded by the exons ATGATGTCCAACAACTCTG GAATGGAGGTGACCGGTTTTAGGACAGAGATGGAAGTGTTTAGGAGGTCATTGCCTGAGCCGATCTCCAGGAGAGACTCTGTATCAGTCGGACGTTCTCCGTCCCAGAATCTTCAGATGTTAACACCTCGATCTCTCCCTCTGACCATCAGAAATGCACACAG TTTCCGACCTAAGGGGGATTTTCGAGCATTTTCTGCACCTTTGATTCCCAATCCGTTCCCAGAGCTCTGCAGTCCAACACAGTCTCCGGTGCTAACCAGGTCTCTCAGCGGGAGTGATCCGCCCACTGACAGCAGCACACAT gTGGTTCGAGTGTTTGGAGACAGTACGCACAGTCGTTCAGTCTTGGTGTCATTGGGGACGACAGCACATGATGTGTGTCATATGCTGGCACAGGCCGCCCACTGTACAGATGAGGAGAACTGGGCTCTCATAGAGCATCATTCTGCTCTGGGTCTGG AGCGCTGTTTGGAAGATCATGAGCTTGTGGTGCAGGTGCAGTCATCCTGGCCAGTAGAGGGCGACACAAAGCTGATGTTCCGCAAAACCTACGCCAAGTACGAATTTTTCAAAAAACCCGTG CTATTTTTCCCAGAGCACATGATCTCTGATAGTGCTGATGTCACTAAAGGAATGACGTCATCAGAACTGGTGCAG aaCATGGTAAAGAGTGGTTCATGTCCAGAGATCCAAGGCTATCTCCATGTAAGAGAGGGTGGAAAGAAATCCTGGAAGAAACTTTACTACTACTTACGACGATCTGGACTTTACTGCTCCACCAAAGGACAATCAAAG GAGCCTCGGCACCTTCAGTTCATTGCAGATCTGGAGGATTTGAATGTGTTTACAGTGTTCAATGGGCGTAAACTTTATGGAGCACCAGGCGAGCATGTCTTCTGTGTTAAG gCCTCAAAAGACAGGTTTCGCTCTCAGGATTTGAAGCTGATGTGCGCTGACACCGAACAGAGTCGAACATGTTGGATCACGGCCTTTAGACTGTTTAAG CATGGGAAACAACTCCAGTGTAATTACCAGCTCGCCCAGACCAGTTCCAGACTTCCAAAACGTTCACGACAGGAATCCAAG TTTACAGACCGGGAGGAGTCGATGGTTGCCATGGATTTTTCGGGGAAGAGCGGTGGGCGAGTGATTCAGAACCCACATGAGGCGCAGAATGCCGAGCAGGAGGAGGGACACTActggagg AAAAAAGAGGCGCTACGCTACAGTTTACCCAACAACAATCATGGATTACAACTGTCCT CTGTTCATCGGATTCAGCCGTGGTTCCATGGGGGCGTGTCTCGCACTGAAGCTCAAAAGCTATTGGAGGAGCAGGGTCAGGTGGACGG GATGTTTTTGATTCGTGACAGTCAGCTGCATGCACAGTGCTTTGTGTTGTCTATGTGTTATAAGCTGAAGACGAAACACTACCTCATTATTCCT TTAGAGCAGACGGGAAGGCAGTACTACACTATGGACGATGGTGTAACGCtgttcacagatcttcttcagttgGTGGAGTTTCATCAGATCAACCGCGGTATCTTACCCGTTTGTCTCAAACACCCTTGCACTTGCATTGTACTCTAA
- the LOC127434430 gene encoding growth factor receptor-bound protein 7-like isoform X2 translates to MMSNNSAGMEVTGFRTEMEVFRRSLPEPISRRDSVSVGRSPSQNLQMLTPRSLPLTIRNAHSFRPKGDFRAFSAPLIPNPFPELCSPTQSPVLTRSLSGSDPPTDSSTHVVRVFGDSTHSRSVLVSLGTTAHDVCHMLAQAAHCTDEENWALIEHHSALGLERCLEDHELVVQVQSSWPVEGDTKLMFRKTYAKYEFFKKPVLFFPEHMISDSADVTKGMTSSELVQNMVKSGSCPEIQGYLHVREGGKKSWKKLYYYLRRSGLYCSTKGQSKEPRHLQFIADLEDLNVFTVFNGRKLYGAPGEHVFCVKASKDRFRSQDLKLMCADTEQSRTCWITAFRLFKHGKQLQCNYQLAQTSSRLPKRSRQESKFTDREESMVAMDFSGKSGGRVIQNPHEAQNAEQEEGHYWRKKEALRYSLPNNNHGLQLSSVHRIQPWFHGGVSRTEAQKLLEEQGQVDGMFLIRDSQLHAQCFVLSMCYKLKTKHYLIIPLEQTGRQYYTMDDGVTLFTDLLQLVEFHQINRGILPVCLKHPCTCIVL, encoded by the exons ATGATGTCCAACAACTCTG caGGAATGGAGGTGACCGGTTTTAGGACAGAGATGGAAGTGTTTAGGAGGTCATTGCCTGAGCCGATCTCCAGGAGAGACTCTGTATCAGTCGGACGTTCTCCGTCCCAGAATCTTCAGATGTTAACACCTCGATCTCTCCCTCTGACCATCAGAAATGCACACAG TTTCCGACCTAAGGGGGATTTTCGAGCATTTTCTGCACCTTTGATTCCCAATCCGTTCCCAGAGCTCTGCAGTCCAACACAGTCTCCGGTGCTAACCAGGTCTCTCAGCGGGAGTGATCCGCCCACTGACAGCAGCACACAT gTGGTTCGAGTGTTTGGAGACAGTACGCACAGTCGTTCAGTCTTGGTGTCATTGGGGACGACAGCACATGATGTGTGTCATATGCTGGCACAGGCCGCCCACTGTACAGATGAGGAGAACTGGGCTCTCATAGAGCATCATTCTGCTCTGGGTCTGG AGCGCTGTTTGGAAGATCATGAGCTTGTGGTGCAGGTGCAGTCATCCTGGCCAGTAGAGGGCGACACAAAGCTGATGTTCCGCAAAACCTACGCCAAGTACGAATTTTTCAAAAAACCCGTG CTATTTTTCCCAGAGCACATGATCTCTGATAGTGCTGATGTCACTAAAGGAATGACGTCATCAGAACTGGTGCAG aaCATGGTAAAGAGTGGTTCATGTCCAGAGATCCAAGGCTATCTCCATGTAAGAGAGGGTGGAAAGAAATCCTGGAAGAAACTTTACTACTACTTACGACGATCTGGACTTTACTGCTCCACCAAAGGACAATCAAAG GAGCCTCGGCACCTTCAGTTCATTGCAGATCTGGAGGATTTGAATGTGTTTACAGTGTTCAATGGGCGTAAACTTTATGGAGCACCAGGCGAGCATGTCTTCTGTGTTAAG gCCTCAAAAGACAGGTTTCGCTCTCAGGATTTGAAGCTGATGTGCGCTGACACCGAACAGAGTCGAACATGTTGGATCACGGCCTTTAGACTGTTTAAG CATGGGAAACAACTCCAGTGTAATTACCAGCTCGCCCAGACCAGTTCCAGACTTCCAAAACGTTCACGACAGGAATCCAAG TTTACAGACCGGGAGGAGTCGATGGTTGCCATGGATTTTTCGGGGAAGAGCGGTGGGCGAGTGATTCAGAACCCACATGAGGCGCAGAATGCCGAGCAGGAGGAGGGACACTActggagg AAAAAAGAGGCGCTACGCTACAGTTTACCCAACAACAATCATGGATTACAACTGTCCT CTGTTCATCGGATTCAGCCGTGGTTCCATGGGGGCGTGTCTCGCACTGAAGCTCAAAAGCTATTGGAGGAGCAGGGTCAGGTGGACGG GATGTTTTTGATTCGTGACAGTCAGCTGCATGCACAGTGCTTTGTGTTGTCTATGTGTTATAAGCTGAAGACGAAACACTACCTCATTATTCCT TTAGAGCAGACGGGAAGGCAGTACTACACTATGGACGATGGTGTAACGCtgttcacagatcttcttcagttgGTGGAGTTTCATCAGATCAACCGCGGTATCTTACCCGTTTGTCTCAAACACCCTTGCACTTGCATTGTACTCTAA